From Flavipsychrobacter sp., a single genomic window includes:
- a CDS encoding dihydrofolate reductase, with protein sequence MILAAIVAKDENNAIGKDNTLPWQLPDDLKFFMRTTMGKPVLMGRNTFDSLGKPLKGRLNIVLSSQKDLELPEGVLLFHSLEEGIKRLEEEGTEEAFIIGGGKVYEQSFPLLDRLYLTKVHTTIDGAMVYFPEVDEKEWALKWEEHHEADEKHQFSFTFQQLDRIK encoded by the coding sequence ATGATATTAGCTGCAATTGTTGCCAAAGATGAAAATAATGCCATAGGTAAGGATAATACATTGCCTTGGCAATTGCCAGACGATTTGAAGTTCTTTATGAGAACAACAATGGGTAAGCCAGTACTGATGGGTAGAAATACATTTGACTCTTTAGGTAAGCCATTGAAAGGGAGATTGAATATAGTATTGTCTTCACAAAAGGATCTGGAACTTCCTGAAGGTGTATTGCTTTTTCATAGTTTGGAAGAAGGAATTAAAAGATTGGAAGAAGAAGGTACAGAAGAGGCGTTTATCATAGGAGGCGGGAAAGTGTATGAACAATCATTTCCATTGCTAGATAGGTTATACCTTACCAAAGTGCATACTACTATTGATGGAGCAATGGTATACTTTCCTGAAGTAGACGAAAAAGAGTGGGCGCTGAAATGGGAAGAGCACCATGAGGCAGATGAGAAACATCAGTTCTCTTTTACTTTTCAACAATTGGATAGAATAAAATAA